Proteins encoded by one window of Anaeromusa acidaminophila DSM 3853:
- the ftsH gene encoding ATP-dependent zinc metalloprotease FtsH, with amino-acid sequence MDKKQRYFSLAFFLAALLLTWLFNDLLFSSLPVKEREVSYNTFLQELNAGEIDKVFIGSDRIRFSLKKDADSKRPIYSQVVPVTDPALTDRLLKAGVSFSAQTETSSPLVTIFGWILPLLPLLLLWYILLRRMGGADTAMALGQSKANEIQGEMIGVKFSDIGGVEEALVELREIIDYLQRPESFDRIGAKLPKGVLLTGPPGTGKTLLAKATAGEAGVPFFFLTGSSFVEMFVGVGAARVRDLFAQAQKKAPCIIFIDEIDAVGQARSNLNRIGANSEQENTLNQLLAEMDGFKANSGVVIMAATNRADILDPALVRPGRFDRQIQVSLPTESGRLEILHIHTKRMPLGPDVDLERLAKITPGFSGADLANIANEAALLTVRRQAEEVTMEDFNLAIERIIAGLQRKTPLSSEVRRKVAYHEAGHALTAYHLPGTDPIHKVSIIPTAKGALGYTMQMPMEDRYLVGEGELKSRLAVMLGGRAAECLIFGETSTGAANDLERATEMARRMVTEFGMSARLGPVRYAAAPAYLLGGVSSRTDISPATVASIDEEIRALLEEAQCAAQTILDKHADILHQVAQVLQQEEVISGDKIKEMAAQKGETKSLEQE; translated from the coding sequence ATGGATAAAAAGCAACGCTATTTTTCACTGGCCTTCTTTCTGGCCGCCCTGCTCCTCACATGGCTTTTCAATGATTTACTTTTCTCCTCGCTGCCTGTAAAAGAGCGGGAAGTCTCCTATAATACTTTTTTGCAGGAGCTGAACGCCGGCGAAATCGATAAGGTCTTTATCGGCAGCGACCGCATTCGCTTCTCGTTAAAAAAAGACGCCGACAGCAAACGCCCCATCTACTCTCAAGTCGTTCCCGTCACTGACCCGGCTCTGACAGATCGACTCCTTAAGGCCGGCGTCTCCTTCTCCGCCCAAACAGAAACCTCTAGCCCGCTAGTCACCATATTCGGTTGGATTTTGCCGTTACTGCCCTTGCTGCTGCTCTGGTATATCCTGCTGCGCCGCATGGGCGGAGCCGACACGGCTATGGCCTTGGGCCAAAGCAAAGCCAACGAAATCCAAGGAGAAATGATCGGCGTTAAATTCTCCGACATCGGCGGTGTTGAAGAGGCTTTGGTGGAATTGCGGGAAATCATTGACTACCTGCAGCGGCCGGAATCGTTTGACCGTATCGGTGCGAAACTGCCTAAAGGCGTACTGCTCACCGGCCCTCCCGGCACAGGCAAAACGCTCTTGGCCAAAGCCACCGCCGGTGAAGCTGGCGTGCCTTTCTTCTTTCTCACAGGTTCCAGCTTTGTAGAAATGTTTGTCGGCGTCGGGGCCGCCAGGGTGCGGGATCTCTTCGCCCAAGCACAGAAAAAAGCTCCTTGCATCATCTTTATCGACGAAATCGACGCAGTCGGCCAAGCTCGTTCTAATCTCAACCGCATCGGCGCCAACAGCGAACAGGAAAATACCCTCAACCAACTGCTGGCGGAAATGGACGGCTTTAAAGCCAATTCCGGCGTTGTCATCATGGCCGCCACCAACCGCGCGGACATTTTAGACCCTGCCCTGGTCCGTCCCGGCCGTTTTGACCGGCAGATTCAGGTTTCCCTGCCCACAGAATCCGGACGCCTAGAAATCCTGCACATTCATACCAAACGAATGCCTCTCGGCCCGGATGTAGACCTAGAACGGCTAGCGAAGATCACTCCCGGCTTTTCCGGAGCCGATCTAGCCAACATTGCCAACGAAGCCGCCCTCTTAACCGTACGCCGCCAGGCGGAAGAAGTTACGATGGAAGACTTCAACCTAGCAATCGAACGCATCATTGCCGGCTTACAGCGCAAAACGCCTCTTTCCAGCGAAGTACGCCGCAAAGTAGCCTACCATGAAGCCGGCCACGCTCTAACCGCTTATCACTTGCCTGGTACCGACCCCATCCACAAGGTCAGCATTATCCCTACAGCCAAAGGCGCTCTGGGATACACCATGCAAATGCCTATGGAAGATCGCTATCTAGTCGGTGAAGGAGAACTTAAATCCCGCCTAGCCGTCATGTTAGGCGGCCGCGCAGCGGAATGCCTAATCTTCGGTGAAACGTCCACAGGCGCTGCCAACGATTTGGAACGAGCCACGGAAATGGCGCGACGCATGGTGACAGAATTCGGTATGTCCGCACGCCTAGGGCCTGTACGCTATGCAGCCGCTCCGGCATATCTGTTGGGAGGCGTCTCCAGCCGCACCGATATCAGTCCAGCTACGGTGGCGTCCATTGATGAAGAAATCCGCGCCCTTTTGGAAGAAGCCCAATGCGCCGCCCAAACCATTCTTGACAAGCACGCCGACATACTGCATCAAGTAGCGCAGGTGCTGCAGCAAGAAGAAGTCATTTCCGGCGACAAAATCAAGGAAATGGCGGCCCAGAAGGGAGAAACGAAAAGTCTGGAACAGGAGTAG
- a CDS encoding MBL fold metallo-hydrolase — MKLTVVMDNMVPFGASKPFVGEHGYSLLIETEGKQVLLDAGQSGAVVRNLSLLGVHPDELDAIVISHGHFDHAGGLVSLLQHRSRPVAVYGHSGLFTKRYSVSGNKRRYIGIPNTQEELSGLGARWRLAEEPGEILPGLFFSGAVPRRTDYEQGDSKLVVCGGCGGDCQDIIADDTSLYYRHKKGLVALSGCAHAGLVNTVEHGFAVTGTETLFGWVGGTHLGPVGAEQQTKTLAQIEAYAPQFIAASHCTGFAMMAELERRLGDRFVSGMVGQVIEVPE; from the coding sequence ATGAAATTGACGGTTGTTATGGATAATATGGTTCCTTTTGGAGCGTCTAAGCCGTTTGTTGGCGAACATGGCTATTCGCTATTGATCGAGACGGAGGGGAAACAAGTGTTGCTGGATGCCGGGCAGTCGGGAGCGGTAGTGCGCAATCTCAGTTTGTTAGGCGTACATCCAGATGAACTGGACGCCATCGTCATCAGCCATGGTCATTTTGATCATGCCGGCGGATTGGTCAGTTTGCTGCAGCATCGCAGCCGTCCTGTGGCTGTATACGGACATAGCGGCTTGTTTACTAAGCGTTATTCCGTTTCCGGCAATAAGCGCCGTTATATTGGCATTCCCAATACCCAAGAAGAGCTGAGCGGCCTAGGGGCGCGGTGGCGGTTGGCGGAAGAGCCGGGTGAAATTTTACCGGGGCTTTTTTTCAGCGGCGCTGTGCCGAGGCGTACTGACTACGAACAAGGAGACAGCAAGCTTGTGGTTTGCGGCGGCTGTGGGGGCGATTGTCAGGATATTATTGCCGACGACACTTCTTTGTATTATCGGCATAAAAAGGGTTTGGTGGCGCTGTCAGGCTGCGCTCATGCCGGGCTGGTGAATACAGTGGAGCATGGCTTTGCGGTCACTGGGACGGAAACTTTGTTTGGCTGGGTCGGCGGTACCCATCTAGGTCCGGTAGGCGCAGAGCAGCAGACGAAAACGTTGGCGCAGATTGAAGCGTATGCGCCGCAGTTTATCGCCGCCAGTCACTGCACCGGCTTTGCGATGATGGCGGAGCTGGAGCGGCGTTTGGGAGACCGCTTTGTTAGCGGTATGGTAGGGCAGGTCATTGAAGTGCCGGAATAA
- a CDS encoding MBL fold metallo-hydrolase has translation MKLTVLVDNNTIIDRYFRGEPGVSYFIECSGQKILFDTGYSELFCLNALKLGLDLRSLDAVVLSHGHNDHSWGLGELVRFLAEAQGEGFQKKMPALVAHDDAFLPKQEQGLDIGMMLSMEQLQNSFAVRKERMSLWLTEKLVFLGEIKRSNSFEGRSPLGKTLRNGQWEDDFLLDDSALAYCSSKGLVIITGCSHAGIANIVEQAKSVCGEERIYDVIGGFHLQNPSPEVLEQTVSYFHACSPNTVHAGHCTDLASKMALAKAVQVREIGVGLTLQYE, from the coding sequence ATGAAGCTAACCGTTTTAGTGGATAACAATACGATCATCGATCGATATTTTAGAGGGGAGCCTGGAGTTTCGTACTTTATTGAATGCAGCGGCCAAAAGATACTATTCGACACCGGCTATTCTGAATTATTTTGTCTCAATGCATTAAAGCTGGGCCTCGATTTACGCAGCTTGGATGCAGTGGTTCTCTCGCATGGGCATAATGACCATTCTTGGGGATTAGGAGAGCTAGTGCGATTTTTGGCAGAGGCTCAAGGAGAAGGATTTCAGAAGAAAATGCCTGCTTTAGTGGCGCATGACGATGCGTTTCTTCCGAAACAAGAGCAGGGACTGGATATTGGGATGATGCTTTCGATGGAGCAGCTGCAAAACAGTTTTGCCGTGCGCAAAGAGAGAATGTCTCTCTGGTTAACTGAGAAATTGGTATTTTTGGGAGAAATCAAAAGAAGCAATTCCTTTGAAGGGCGTTCGCCGTTGGGGAAAACACTACGAAATGGACAATGGGAAGACGATTTCCTGCTTGATGATTCCGCCTTGGCATATTGTTCGTCTAAAGGCTTAGTGATTATTACAGGCTGTTCCCATGCTGGCATTGCCAATATTGTCGAGCAAGCTAAGAGCGTGTGCGGCGAGGAGCGAATTTATGACGTCATTGGCGGCTTTCATTTGCAAAATCCTTCGCCAGAGGTTTTAGAGCAGACTGTTTCTTATTTTCATGCTTGTTCTCCTAACACCGTACATGCCGGGCATTGTACGGATCTGGCCTCGAAAATGGCCTTGGCTAAGGCAGTGCAGGTCAGGGAAATAGGCGTGGGATTGACGCTGCAGTATGAATAA
- a CDS encoding YeeE/YedE thiosulfate transporter family protein, with protein sequence MKGDGGWSPYLAGALSGLVSVGSVWFTGKYLGASTTFVRTTGMMEQLVAPERVAQMSYFLRELPIIDWQWMMVLGIAVGSWIAAVSSGSFRIQALPPMWERHFGPSIALRARAAFVGGVIAMFGARLADGCPSGHGLSGSLQLAVSGYVALACFFLGGLLMANWLYRGGGRR encoded by the coding sequence ATGAAAGGAGATGGAGGCTGGAGCCCCTACTTGGCGGGAGCTTTGAGCGGCCTTGTCTCGGTGGGGTCGGTCTGGTTTACAGGCAAATATTTAGGAGCGTCAACAACCTTTGTACGAACTACCGGTATGATGGAACAGCTGGTTGCGCCGGAGCGAGTGGCGCAAATGTCCTATTTTTTGAGAGAACTGCCGATAATCGATTGGCAGTGGATGATGGTGCTGGGAATTGCCGTCGGTTCCTGGATTGCCGCTGTTTCTTCCGGCAGTTTTCGTATTCAAGCGCTGCCGCCAATGTGGGAGCGTCATTTTGGCCCGTCCATTGCCTTGCGGGCGCGGGCGGCTTTTGTCGGCGGTGTTATCGCCATGTTTGGGGCGCGCTTGGCGGACGGTTGTCCCAGCGGGCATGGTCTTAGCGGGTCGCTGCAGCTGGCGGTCAGCGGCTATGTGGCGCTGGCGTGCTTTTTCCTCGGCGGTTTGTTGATGGCCAATTGGCTGTATCGGGGAGGTGGCCGGAGATGA
- the larA gene encoding nickel-dependent lactate racemase: MNIHIPYGKAELTLALPQERVAAVLESKAHGYQAEASETELVRRAMAAPVGTPRLQELVRGKKNIVIIVSDHTRPVPTQVIAPLLLAEIEAGNPQAQVTFLVATGLHRGTTEEELREKFGPDLYGKVRIVVHDCWDKDSLVQLEKLPSGGELWLNKVAAEADLLLAEGFIEPHLFAGFSGGRKSVLPGIVGDSTIRVNHCAEHIAHEKARVGMLEGNPIHEDMVHAARQAKLAYIVNVVIDAQKKVIGAFAGEMEQAHLQGCAFLQELAAVAAAPAEIVVTTNGGYPLDQNIYQHVKGLSSAEATCKKGGVIIVCADLGDGHGSAELYEWLQKGATAVTKTILAVDRYSTVPDQWATQIMARIQCKHKVIFVTAPAQHEVLRRMGFAAVESFEEALAQAEETVGKEAKITVIPDGVAVIVR, encoded by the coding sequence ATGAACATTCATATTCCCTACGGGAAAGCAGAGCTTACGCTGGCCTTGCCCCAGGAACGGGTAGCGGCAGTGCTGGAATCAAAGGCTCATGGCTATCAGGCGGAGGCAAGTGAAACAGAACTGGTGCGGCGAGCGATGGCGGCGCCTGTCGGTACGCCGCGATTGCAGGAATTGGTTCGAGGCAAGAAAAATATAGTGATTATTGTTAGCGATCATACGCGTCCGGTGCCGACGCAAGTGATTGCGCCGTTATTGCTGGCGGAAATTGAAGCAGGCAATCCGCAGGCGCAAGTCACGTTCTTGGTGGCGACTGGCTTGCATCGCGGCACAACGGAAGAGGAACTGCGCGAAAAATTCGGGCCGGATTTATATGGAAAAGTGCGGATTGTTGTACATGATTGCTGGGATAAAGACTCGCTGGTACAGCTGGAAAAACTGCCTTCCGGCGGCGAGCTGTGGCTGAACAAAGTGGCTGCTGAAGCGGATTTGCTGCTGGCGGAAGGCTTCATTGAGCCTCACTTGTTTGCGGGCTTTTCCGGCGGCCGCAAAAGCGTGCTGCCGGGCATTGTCGGCGACAGCACCATTCGCGTCAATCACTGTGCGGAGCATATTGCCCATGAGAAAGCGCGAGTCGGCATGTTAGAAGGAAATCCGATTCACGAAGATATGGTGCATGCGGCGCGCCAGGCTAAGCTGGCCTATATCGTCAATGTCGTTATTGATGCACAGAAAAAAGTTATCGGCGCCTTTGCCGGCGAGATGGAGCAGGCTCATTTGCAGGGCTGCGCCTTTTTGCAGGAACTGGCGGCGGTTGCGGCTGCGCCGGCGGAAATTGTCGTTACTACCAACGGCGGTTATCCGCTGGACCAGAATATTTACCAGCATGTAAAAGGCTTGTCCTCCGCGGAAGCTACCTGTAAAAAAGGCGGCGTTATTATTGTCTGCGCTGATCTGGGCGATGGACACGGCAGCGCTGAACTATATGAATGGCTGCAAAAAGGCGCAACAGCCGTGACTAAAACCATTTTAGCAGTGGATCGTTACTCTACCGTGCCGGATCAATGGGCGACGCAGATCATGGCGCGGATTCAGTGCAAGCACAAGGTTATCTTTGTCACCGCGCCAGCCCAGCACGAAGTGCTGCGCCGTATGGGCTTCGCCGCCGTGGAAAGCTTTGAAGAAGCGCTGGCGCAGGCGGAAGAAACGGTCGGTAAGGAAGCTAAAATTACAGTGATTCCTGACGGTGTGGCGGTTATTGTTCGCTAA
- a CDS encoding CdaR family transcriptional regulator, with amino-acid sequence MIIDQELAQQIVDHLMGIVQRNVNIMDCNGIILASGQPERLGQFHQGGLLAAQQRHVVEIAPTETQHFLGALPGAMWPIVLREKVIGVVGVTGKPDEVRSTAQLVKTVTELILEREMFQADYRSEHRFRSRLVKRLLSPEVKTEDGELRTLAELQGYQLGLPRQVWLLRLRTEADSFIDEKLHNLAADRLHETVLRTINESGVLQQEDLGLFYKNDVFCMLKEVRAGEAGTLLMEAAAKLLARLQEALPAIFFSIGIGGQTLGDEELWRSYQEAFFAAERPGEGLRSIYEKEVLLGYLLQKSPGPGVSSLALRPLTEKLESLKDKEELLESVATLLAHNLNVSAAAEALYVHRNTLRFRLEKIKKILHLDPCRRFQDAVLCQCLLAELKTR; translated from the coding sequence GTGATCATCGATCAGGAATTGGCGCAGCAGATTGTGGATCATCTGATGGGCATTGTGCAGCGCAATGTGAATATCATGGACTGCAACGGCATTATTCTCGCTTCCGGACAGCCGGAGCGGCTAGGGCAGTTTCATCAGGGCGGGCTTTTAGCGGCGCAGCAGCGCCATGTGGTGGAAATCGCACCGACGGAAACGCAGCATTTTCTGGGAGCCTTGCCAGGGGCGATGTGGCCCATTGTGTTGCGCGAGAAGGTGATCGGCGTGGTCGGCGTTACCGGCAAGCCGGATGAAGTGCGCAGTACGGCGCAACTGGTAAAAACCGTGACGGAGCTGATCTTAGAGCGGGAAATGTTTCAAGCCGATTATCGTTCGGAACACCGCTTTCGGTCCCGTTTGGTCAAGCGTCTGTTGTCGCCGGAAGTAAAAACGGAAGATGGCGAGCTGCGGACGTTGGCGGAATTGCAAGGCTACCAATTGGGCTTGCCGAGGCAGGTCTGGTTGTTGCGCTTGCGTACGGAAGCAGACTCGTTTATTGATGAAAAGCTGCATAATTTAGCGGCCGACCGTCTGCATGAAACAGTGCTGCGCACAATTAACGAAAGCGGCGTTTTACAGCAGGAGGATTTGGGGCTGTTCTATAAAAATGACGTGTTTTGCATGCTCAAGGAGGTGCGAGCTGGAGAAGCGGGGACACTCTTGATGGAAGCGGCGGCAAAGCTGCTGGCCCGCTTGCAGGAAGCGCTGCCGGCTATTTTTTTCAGTATTGGCATTGGCGGACAGACTCTAGGGGACGAAGAACTTTGGCGTTCTTATCAGGAGGCTTTTTTTGCCGCAGAGCGTCCTGGGGAAGGTTTGCGTTCTATTTATGAAAAAGAAGTGCTGTTGGGTTATTTGTTGCAAAAAAGCCCAGGTCCAGGAGTATCCTCTTTAGCGCTGCGACCGTTAACGGAAAAATTGGAATCCCTTAAGGACAAGGAGGAACTATTAGAGAGCGTTGCAACCTTGCTGGCGCATAATCTCAATGTGTCTGCGGCGGCGGAGGCGCTCTACGTCCATCGCAATACGCTGCGGTTCCGTTTGGAAAAAATAAAAAAAATACTTCATTTAGATCCGTGCCGACGTTTTCAAGACGCCGTGCTTTGTCAGTGCCTACTGGCGGAGTTAAAGACTCGCTGA
- a CDS encoding UxaA family hydrolase — protein sequence MIDGIILNDNDNVATAVQVLTKGQKARVRRNREEVEILMTEDIPYGHKFAVRNITAGEDILKYGEVIGRATKSIAGGSHAHVQNIESLRGRGDLKGDK from the coding sequence ATGATCGACGGTATTATTCTTAATGACAATGACAATGTGGCTACCGCAGTGCAGGTGCTGACCAAGGGGCAAAAAGCCCGGGTGCGCCGCAACCGGGAAGAAGTGGAAATTCTTATGACTGAGGACATTCCTTATGGTCATAAATTTGCGGTGCGTAATATTACTGCAGGCGAAGATATTCTAAAATACGGCGAGGTTATTGGCCGCGCCACCAAGAGCATTGCCGGCGGCAGCCACGCGCATGTGCAAAACATTGAAAGTTTGCGCGGCCGGGGCGATCTGAAGGGAGATAAGTAA
- a CDS encoding UxaA family hydrolase, translating into MKEFLGYGRADGSVGTRNYVGVLSAVVCVNEVVENIVRQVQGTTRFTHHQGCCQTPLDIHIVNDTLINLGKNPNLHSVLLVSLGCESTDLSSVIEAIAASGKRVEHIVVQEVGGSARTTAQGILMAQDMVREASLEQRRSFPISKLVLGMKCGSSDTTSGLVPNPAIGVASDLLVAAGGTSILGEVTEFIGAEHILAKHAANEEVAQGILKLVERMEQRAMAVGEDIRGGQPTGGNIKGGLTTIEEKSLGAIAKAGSAPIQAVYEYGQRPDKPGLVVMDSPGREPEILTGLAAAGCNVIAFATGRGAPQGFPFVPVLKITGSRTAAEKMIDHIDMNLSAVIDGGDTIPDAGQRVLEELVRVASGAMTKAELSGYVNSMDIYMRGPVI; encoded by the coding sequence ATGAAGGAATTTTTGGGATATGGCCGGGCGGACGGCTCGGTAGGCACGCGTAATTATGTGGGCGTTTTATCAGCTGTAGTTTGCGTGAACGAAGTAGTGGAGAATATTGTACGTCAGGTGCAGGGAACGACGCGCTTTACGCATCATCAAGGCTGCTGCCAGACGCCGCTGGATATTCATATTGTCAATGACACGTTGATTAATTTGGGCAAGAACCCCAATCTGCATTCGGTGCTGTTGGTCAGCTTGGGCTGTGAGAGCACCGATCTTTCTAGCGTTATTGAAGCCATTGCCGCTTCCGGCAAACGGGTCGAGCACATTGTTGTCCAGGAAGTGGGCGGCTCGGCGCGCACGACGGCCCAAGGCATTTTGATGGCTCAGGACATGGTGAGGGAGGCGTCTTTGGAACAGAGGCGGTCTTTTCCCATCAGCAAGCTGGTGCTGGGGATGAAATGCGGCAGTTCCGATACGACCTCCGGTTTGGTGCCGAATCCGGCTATTGGCGTAGCTTCAGACCTTCTCGTGGCTGCTGGCGGTACGTCGATCCTAGGAGAAGTGACGGAATTTATCGGCGCCGAGCATATTCTGGCCAAGCATGCGGCGAACGAGGAAGTGGCCCAGGGCATTTTGAAGCTGGTGGAGCGCATGGAGCAGCGGGCCATGGCGGTAGGCGAGGATATTCGTGGCGGTCAGCCTACCGGCGGCAACATTAAGGGAGGTCTGACGACGATTGAAGAAAAGTCTCTCGGCGCGATTGCCAAGGCAGGCTCTGCACCGATTCAGGCGGTTTACGAATACGGCCAGCGGCCGGACAAACCAGGCCTTGTCGTCATGGATTCTCCCGGACGGGAGCCGGAAATTTTGACCGGTCTGGCGGCGGCCGGGTGCAATGTGATTGCTTTTGCTACCGGACGCGGCGCGCCGCAGGGTTTCCCCTTTGTGCCGGTGCTGAAGATTACCGGCAGCCGCACGGCGGCGGAAAAAATGATTGACCATATTGATATGAACCTTAGCGCGGTGATTGACGGCGGCGATACCATTCCTGACGCCGGGCAGCGTGTCTTAGAAGAACTGGTGCGGGTTGCCTCCGGGGCGATGACCAAGGCGGAGTTGTCAGGCTATGTAAACTCCATGGATATTTACATGCGCGGGCCAGTTATCTAA
- a CDS encoding YeeE/YedE thiosulfate transporter family protein, whose translation MMELLYGFLTGICFGFFLQKGRVLRYDKQLAALRLQDMTIVKFMLSHIAVAMVGVYWLYDLGLVKLSVKPTILGGVIVGGLLFGLGWGLLGYCPGTSLGALGEGRWDAVWGILGMLAGAGLYAEAFPFLSKTLLTWGNYGKITWPQVLGVNHWLVIVPLVAAIGALFWWLEKHEL comes from the coding sequence ATGATGGAGCTGCTGTACGGATTCCTGACCGGTATTTGTTTTGGCTTTTTCCTGCAGAAGGGACGTGTCCTGCGTTATGATAAGCAGCTAGCGGCGCTGCGTTTGCAAGATATGACTATTGTCAAATTTATGCTGTCCCATATTGCCGTTGCCATGGTCGGCGTATATTGGCTGTATGACCTGGGGTTGGTCAAGCTGTCGGTAAAGCCAACTATTTTAGGAGGCGTTATTGTAGGCGGCTTACTTTTTGGCCTGGGATGGGGACTTCTCGGCTATTGCCCGGGTACTTCCCTGGGGGCGTTAGGAGAAGGTCGTTGGGATGCGGTATGGGGTATTTTAGGCATGCTGGCAGGCGCTGGCCTATATGCCGAGGCATTTCCCTTTTTGTCCAAGACATTGCTAACCTGGGGTAACTACGGTAAGATTACTTGGCCTCAAGTGCTGGGGGTTAATCACTGGCTGGTTATCGTGCCGCTGGTGGCGGCGATAGGCGCACTATTCTGGTGGTTGGAAAAACACGAGCTATAA
- a CDS encoding phenylacetate--CoA ligase family protein has translation MKILSEAYQENTPEALWQACLRWAQEKDMDFRLRCSEAKVKTAQLSLAQLAMLPLQPQPEEQAAVFSRLTLPLSAVARLMGSTPYLAEELEDWGAKSALWLQACGLSRGSVLLLADGLAGEGPGWGVLQGAASLQATVATLSEQPWEDIQAYGAGACALTATLLDAWIKSGADAGICRNFFCLTSSVAEEQRQRWEQRLGAPVHRQWGLPGLQASAVAWECPRRQGFHIAADSFWAETVDPVTLQALPAGEPGELALTALRRRSAPAIRMRTGWLGRLEEVNCRCGSSEPRFLPLEKIR, from the coding sequence ATGAAGATTTTGAGCGAAGCCTATCAAGAAAATACGCCGGAGGCCTTATGGCAGGCATGCCTGCGCTGGGCCCAGGAAAAAGATATGGATTTTCGACTGCGCTGCAGTGAAGCAAAGGTAAAAACGGCGCAGCTTTCCTTAGCGCAACTAGCAATGTTGCCGCTGCAGCCGCAGCCGGAGGAGCAGGCGGCTGTCTTTAGCCGGTTGACGCTGCCTTTAAGCGCTGTTGCCAGACTGATGGGTTCTACGCCGTATTTGGCGGAAGAACTGGAAGATTGGGGCGCTAAAAGCGCCTTGTGGCTGCAGGCTTGCGGTTTATCTAGAGGCTCCGTGCTGCTGCTGGCGGACGGACTGGCAGGGGAAGGACCTGGCTGGGGCGTGCTGCAGGGCGCCGCGTCTTTGCAGGCGACAGTAGCGACGTTAAGCGAGCAGCCTTGGGAAGACATCCAGGCCTATGGAGCAGGCGCCTGCGCTTTGACGGCGACTCTTTTGGACGCCTGGATTAAAAGCGGCGCGGACGCCGGAATTTGCCGGAACTTTTTTTGTTTAACTTCCTCTGTGGCGGAGGAGCAGCGGCAGCGTTGGGAACAACGCTTGGGCGCGCCGGTGCATCGGCAATGGGGGCTGCCGGGCTTGCAGGCGTCGGCGGTAGCTTGGGAATGCCCGCGCCGCCAGGGGTTTCATATCGCGGCGGATTCGTTTTGGGCGGAAACGGTAGATCCTGTGACGCTGCAGGCTTTGCCGGCGGGAGAACCGGGCGAGTTGGCGCTTACCGCCTTGCGGCGGCGCAGTGCGCCAGCCATTCGCATGCGCACAGGCTGGCTGGGACGGCTCGAAGAGGTGAACTGCCGTTGTGGCAGTTCGGAGCCAAGGTTTCTTCCTTTAGAAAAAATACGTTAA